Below is a window of Deltaproteobacteria bacterium DNA.
CTGATCCACGAATTGGCGGGTGAGGTCCGGAAAGATCGCTTCATAACAGATCAATACTCCAAAATTTCCCCAGGGCAAAGAGAGATTCCTTATCTCTTGTCCCGAGGTGAAATCGCCGATGGCTCCGATGATATCCCGGGTGAATCCGAGGATGCCGGAAAAGGGAGCATATTCGCCAAAAGGGACGAGATGGATTTTATCGTACCGGGCCAGAATTTTTTTCTCAGGGGAGATCAAGAAGGCACTGTTGAAATAATGGATCCTCGAGCCTCGGCGATCGAAGGCTGGCGCACCGAAGAGGAGGGGGGCTTGCACCTGATGGGCCAGTTCGAGGATACGGCCCTGCAAGGGAGAAGTGTTCTGGAAAAAGAAAGGAGTGGCGGTCTCGGGCCAGATGACTAAGTCGGGCCGGGGCAACTTCACTTGCCGGGTTAAATTCGAGTATATTTTCAGGGTCTCCTCCTGGAAGTGAGGTTCCCATTTGACGTCCTGGCGGATGTTGCCCTGAATCAGAGCCACCCCATATAGACTTCCCGGCTTGGCCTTTTGGTCAAGGTCAGAGAGCTTCCACAGGCCATAACTTCCGCACAGGGCGATGATGATCCCTGGAACCAGAATTTCCTTGCAAGCAGGTTTCCAGTCACGATCGGTAAAGGTTAGGGCCAATCGGTAAAGAGCTACGTTCGATAGAAGGATAATGAAAGATACGCCATAGACTCCGGTAATGTCAGCGATCTGCACCATGGGGAGGGTCTGGAACTGGGAATAGCCTAACAACTCCCAGGGGAACCCCGAAAGAAGGAACCCCCGGATAAACTCCAAAGAAACCCATAGGGGAGGAGCGAAAAAAATTTCCGGCAGATCAGTTTTATTGGCTACCCAGCGCAGCAGGAAAGCGAAAAGGGAAAAATAAAGAGCCAGATAAGATATAAGAACGACCAGTAAAAAAATGCTGACCCAACCCGGCAAATGGCCATACTCTGTAAGCACGTTGTAGATCCAGTAAAGGAGCCCCGCAAAAAAAGTAAAGCCGGCAACGAATCCCAGGAAAGCAGCCTGGGGAGGGGACTTTTTCTTGATGGACCACAGCCAGGGGATAAGGGCCACCCAGGATAAAATTTCCAGGTCAAATTTGGGAAAGGCCAGGACGAGAAGAATGCCTGATAAGGCGGCCAGTAATATATCTTTCAGGATCATGGTTCAGGAAATATACCAAGCTCTTCTTCCCCTGTCAATTATGATGAAACCGCAAAAAAAGGGAAATATGCCACAGAGCACACAGAGAACACAGAGGTAAATTTAAAAAAAGTATTTCTTTCATCACTAAATTGTCTTTCTTAAATGGCCGTTCTTTATATCTCTGTGATCTCTGTGCCCTCTGTGGCCAATTAAA
It encodes the following:
- the lnt gene encoding apolipoprotein N-acyltransferase, whose amino-acid sequence is MILKDILLAALSGILLVLAFPKFDLEILSWVALIPWLWSIKKKSPPQAAFLGFVAGFTFFAGLLYWIYNVLTEYGHLPGWVSIFLLVVLISYLALYFSLFAFLLRWVANKTDLPEIFFAPPLWVSLEFIRGFLLSGFPWELLGYSQFQTLPMVQIADITGVYGVSFIILLSNVALYRLALTFTDRDWKPACKEILVPGIIIALCGSYGLWKLSDLDQKAKPGSLYGVALIQGNIRQDVKWEPHFQEETLKIYSNLTRQVKLPRPDLVIWPETATPFFFQNTSPLQGRILELAHQVQAPLLFGAPAFDRRGSRIHYFNSAFLISPEKKILARYDKIHLVPFGEYAPFSGILGFTRDIIGAIGDFTSGQEIRNLSLPWGNFGVLICYEAIFPDLTRQFVDQGARFLVNITNDAWFGKTSAPYQHLSMVTLRAVENRVPIARAANTGISALIDSSGRVVRSTDLFTREVLFGKIDVNINKSSTFYTQWGDLFSYCCLGITALLVIFVFFKKG